One window from the genome of Salvia splendens isolate huo1 chromosome 9, SspV2, whole genome shotgun sequence encodes:
- the LOC121749380 gene encoding uncharacterized protein LOC121749380 yields MKKYGVHHQLSTPYYSQTNGQAEVSNREIKVILEKTVNPTRKDLSRRLEDALWAYRTAFKTPIGMSPYRLVFRKMCHLPVGIEHQAFWAINEMNLNVEARAEERKLQLQELEELRLDAYDSTMWYNERTKMWHEKNLKKKELKARQKVLLFQSRLKLMPGKLRSRWIGPCTIIAIRANGAIELQGSDPDSSSFLVNGHRVKFYRDGTEVCVVEEIKKFHYSCLNLSSDSR; encoded by the coding sequence atgaagaaatatggagtccaccaccaACTGTCCACACCTTACTACTCCCAGACGAATGGCCAAGCTGAAGTGTCCAACCGAGAGATCAAGGTAATCCTAGAGAAAACAGTAAACCCAACGCGAAAGGACTTGAGTCGTCGACTAGAGGACGCGCTCTGGGCATACAGGACTGCCTTCAAAACACCGATCGGGATGTCCCCTTACCGTCTGGTATTcaggaagatgtgccatttaccggtgggaattgagcatCAAGCCTTCTGGGCTATCAATGAGATGAATCTGAACGTCGAGGCCCGTGCTGAGGAGAGGAagttgcagctgcaggagcttgaagaGCTCCGCCTCGACGCGTATGACTCTACCATGTGGTATAATGAAAGAACGAAGATGTGGCATGAAAAAAACCTTAAAAAGAAGGAGCTCAAGGCAAGACAGAAGGTGCTACTATTCCAATCAAGACTTAAACTGATGCCAGGGAAGCTGAGGTCAAGGTGGATAGGCCCCTGTACCATCATCGCCATACGAGCAAATGGAGCAATTGAACTTCAAGGAAGCGACCCTGACTCGTCTTCCTTCTTGGTGAATGGCCATAGAGTGAAGTTCTACAGGGATGGAACCGAGGTGTGCgtggtggaagaaattaagaaattcCACTATTCATGCCTAAATCTCTCCAGTGATAGCAGGTAG